The following is a genomic window from Bacteroidales bacterium.
TAGAAGAAATCGAAAAGAATGGTTTGAGCATTGAGGAATGCCGCCTTAAATATGGCATTACAGGAGGTGCAACTATTCAGCATTGGCTTCGTAAATATGGTAAACATCATTTATTAAAC
Proteins encoded in this region:
- a CDS encoding transposase; the encoded protein is MTKHQKITKRYSDCFKLQVVEEIEKNGLSIEECRLKYGITGGATIQHWLRKYGKHHLLN